One genomic segment of Pleurodeles waltl isolate 20211129_DDA chromosome 11, aPleWal1.hap1.20221129, whole genome shotgun sequence includes these proteins:
- the LOC138265798 gene encoding phospholipid scramblase 1-like isoform X3 — protein MRVSRPYRCCSCCPCACCLQELEVQAPPGTTIGYVVENWHICLPKFTVLNEKREGVLKINGPCVACSCCSDVDFPVTSLDETAVVGKISKQWTGMLREAFTDADNFGVQFPIDLDIKTKATVFGACFLIDFMFFEHSQNK, from the exons ATGCGAGTGTCCAGACCTTATCGATGCTGCAGTTGCTGTCCTTGTGCTTGCTGTTTGCAAGAg CTGGAAGTGCAGGCCCCTCCTGGAACAACGATTGGCTATGTTGTTGAGAACTGGCACATCTGTCTGCCGAAGTTTACGGTACTGAATGAGAAGAGAGAAGGAGTTTTGAAAATTAACGGCCCGTGTGTTGCTTGTAGCTGCTGTTCTGATGTGGATTTTCCG GTGACGTCACTCGATGAAACAGCTGTAGTTGGGAAGATATCCAAGCAGTGGACTGGAATGCTGAGAGAGGCCTTCACAGATGCTGACAACTTTGGCGTTCAATTCCCAATTGATCTCGATATTAAAACTAAAGCTACAGTGTTTGGAGCCTGCTTCCTTATA GATTTCATGTTTTTTGAGCACTCACAGAACAAGTGA